One window of the Flavobacteriaceae bacterium YJPT1-3 genome contains the following:
- a CDS encoding ribonuclease E/G, with protein sequence MNNELIIRSGSSAVDFALLKDGKLIELQRNEDENKFNVGDIYIAKIRKTVSGLNAAFVNVGYEKDAFLHYHDLGPQLKSLSKYIKGVSTGKLKNYALKNFSFEKEIDKNGKIADVLKPNQSLLVQIVKEPISTKGPRISSELSIAGRYIVLVPFSDRISISQKIESREEKARLKRLVQSIRPKGFGVILRTVAEGVKVAELDRDLQNLVDRWNSMSQKIKGAHHPSKVLGEMNRASSILRDIFNESFTSITVDDEDLYYQLKEYLQEIAPKKENIVKLYQNAVPIYEKFGIERQIKTSFGKTVSMSRGAYLVIEHTEALHVIDVNSGNRSNKAKSQEDTALEVNMIAATEIARQLRLRDMGGIIVIDFIDMGNSQHRRKLFDHLRDEMKDDRAKHKILPPSKFGLIQITRQRVRPEIDIKTREPDPAGGNGEIEAPISVVNRIQTDLIKLFKAGHKKITLNAHPFIAAFLVKGFPSIRSKWFLEHKKWVKIMPRDAYNYLEYHFLDKDGKELEP encoded by the coding sequence GTGAATAACGAATTAATCATACGATCCGGTTCGAGCGCAGTTGATTTTGCCCTTTTAAAAGATGGAAAATTAATAGAACTTCAACGCAATGAGGATGAGAACAAGTTTAACGTAGGCGATATTTATATCGCTAAGATCCGTAAGACTGTCTCTGGACTGAATGCCGCATTTGTCAACGTGGGGTACGAGAAAGATGCTTTTTTGCATTATCACGACCTAGGTCCGCAGCTCAAATCGCTGTCGAAGTATATAAAAGGTGTAAGCACAGGTAAACTAAAAAACTACGCATTAAAAAACTTTTCCTTTGAGAAGGAGATAGACAAAAACGGTAAAATTGCCGATGTTCTAAAACCCAATCAAAGCCTTCTTGTTCAAATCGTAAAAGAACCTATTTCTACCAAAGGCCCGCGCATCAGCAGCGAGCTATCTATTGCCGGTAGGTATATTGTTCTCGTGCCTTTTTCTGACCGCATTTCTATCTCTCAAAAAATAGAAAGCCGCGAAGAGAAAGCGCGTCTTAAACGATTGGTACAAAGCATTCGGCCTAAAGGTTTCGGTGTCATTTTACGCACCGTCGCTGAAGGCGTAAAAGTAGCAGAACTCGATAGAGACCTGCAAAATCTGGTGGATCGTTGGAACTCCATGTCCCAAAAGATCAAAGGAGCCCATCACCCCAGTAAGGTTTTGGGAGAAATGAATAGAGCCTCTTCCATTTTGAGAGACATTTTCAATGAATCCTTTACCAGCATCACGGTAGATGATGAAGACCTATACTACCAACTCAAAGAATACCTGCAAGAGATTGCACCAAAAAAAGAGAATATTGTTAAGTTGTACCAAAATGCTGTTCCCATCTATGAAAAATTTGGGATCGAACGGCAGATAAAGACTTCTTTTGGTAAGACAGTATCCATGAGCCGCGGTGCCTATCTGGTGATAGAACATACCGAAGCCCTCCACGTCATAGACGTGAACAGTGGAAACCGCTCTAATAAAGCCAAAAGCCAGGAAGATACCGCTCTTGAGGTCAATATGATCGCCGCCACAGAAATCGCTCGTCAATTGAGACTGCGTGACATGGGTGGAATTATCGTCATTGACTTTATTGACATGGGTAACTCCCAGCATCGAAGAAAGCTCTTTGATCACCTTCGCGATGAGATGAAGGACGATCGGGCCAAGCATAAAATCTTGCCGCCCAGCAAATTTGGTCTGATACAAATCACCCGTCAGCGCGTGCGCCCGGAAATCGACATCAAAACTCGAGAGCCGGATCCGGCCGGTGGCAATGGAGAGATTGAAGCACCCATCAGTGTAGTCAATCGCATCCAAACTGATTTGATCAAATTATTTAAGGCCGGTCATAAAAAGATCACGCTCAACGCGCATCCTTTTATCGCCGCCTTCCTTGTAAAAGGATTTCCATCGATACGTTCCAAATGGTTTTTGGAACACAAAAAGTGGGTAAAAATCATGCCCAGAGATGCTTACAATTATCTGGAGTACCATTTCCTTGACAAGGATGGGAAAGAGCTAGAACCATAA
- the ssb gene encoding single-stranded DNA-binding protein, translating to MSGTLNKVMLIGHTGDEVKMHYFEGGGCIGRFPVATNETYTNKTTGERVNNTEWHNVVVRNKAAEICEKYLNKGDKVYIEGRLKTRKWTDDQGKERYSTEIQCTDFTFLTPKEASNSTGSTQAMSSNPAPKTHPQPAASTPDEDDDLPF from the coding sequence ATGTCAGGTACCTTAAATAAAGTAATGCTTATAGGGCACACGGGAGATGAAGTGAAGATGCACTACTTTGAAGGCGGAGGATGTATCGGTCGATTTCCAGTGGCTACCAATGAGACGTACACCAATAAAACGACGGGTGAACGGGTCAATAATACGGAATGGCACAATGTGGTCGTACGCAATAAAGCGGCCGAGATCTGTGAAAAATATTTAAATAAGGGAGATAAGGTGTATATCGAAGGCCGTCTAAAGACCAGAAAATGGACGGATGATCAGGGTAAGGAACGATACAGCACAGAAATCCAATGCACTGATTTCACCTTTTTGACACCCAAGGAAGCTAGCAACAGTACTGGATCTACTCAGGCCATGAGCTCAAATCCAGCCCCCAAAACACATCCACAACCGGCGGCGAGTACGCCCGATGAGGATGATGATTTGCCGTTTTAA
- a CDS encoding integration host factor subunit beta, whose amino-acid sequence MTKADIVARISEKLGIEKNDVQATVETFMEEVKTSLESGDNVYLRGFGSFIIKTRAEKTGRNISKNTTIKIPAHNIPAFKPAKVFMEGVKTNVSVD is encoded by the coding sequence ATGACTAAAGCAGATATCGTAGCACGTATTTCAGAAAAGCTAGGAATCGAAAAAAATGACGTACAGGCGACTGTAGAGACTTTTATGGAAGAAGTGAAAACTTCACTAGAATCAGGTGACAACGTCTACCTACGTGGATTTGGAAGTTTTATCATCAAGACCCGCGCTGAAAAGACCGGTAGAAACATTTCTAAGAATACTACCATTAAAATCCCTGCTCACAATATTCCAGCTTTCAAGCCTGCCAAAGTATTTATGGAAGGTGTGAAAACGAATGTGTCTGTAGACTAA
- the gldD gene encoding gliding motility lipoprotein GldD, which produces MRTLSLVLILLSTLCYSCGDDPMPKPSGYLALRYEAPEYESVDEDCPYRFEKNTRAQLTRAADCGVRLDYPQMDGAIYLTYRPVDGNLNSLLVDAQKLTYEHVVKADNIAEQQFVDESNQVYGMLYEVSGNAASQLQFYLTDSVNHFLTGSVYFDARPNYDSILPAAHYLNQDVKHLMERFRWK; this is translated from the coding sequence TTGAGAACACTATCCCTTGTTTTAATCCTGCTGAGCACGCTATGCTATTCCTGTGGAGATGACCCCATGCCCAAACCGTCGGGTTATCTAGCCTTGCGCTACGAAGCGCCTGAATACGAAAGCGTAGATGAGGACTGTCCCTATCGTTTTGAGAAGAACACCCGGGCGCAATTGACCAGGGCGGCTGACTGTGGAGTACGATTGGATTATCCCCAAATGGACGGGGCCATCTACCTGACTTATCGACCGGTGGACGGCAACCTGAACAGTTTGCTTGTGGATGCCCAAAAACTCACTTACGAGCATGTGGTCAAGGCGGACAACATCGCAGAACAACAATTTGTGGACGAATCTAATCAGGTTTACGGGATGCTGTACGAGGTCTCCGGAAACGCAGCTTCTCAACTTCAATTTTACCTGACGGATAGTGTAAATCACTTCTTAACGGGCAGCGTATATTTTGACGCCAGACCCAATTATGACAGTATTTTACCGGCTGCTCATTACCTCAATCAAGATGTCAAGCATTTGATGGAGCGCTTTCGCTGGAAATAA
- a CDS encoding gliding motility-associated protein GldE, producing MDPDPARLILLTEPFSTTTVVGLITLIVLLCCSALISGTEVAFFSLTPSDLELDAEKQTKQQAIIVRLLEKPKKLLATILVANNFINIAIVLLFANLGDVFFGNLTAQIFGVDIRFLIEVVAITFMILMFGEILPKVYANRNRVQFANLMAYPMKVLDWVITPLSSPMRSVTLTLQNKFSKQKSGLSVDQLSQALELTSEEDTTLEEQKILQGIVSFGNTDTKQVMKPRMDIFALSDAMSYAEIIPEIMSQGYSRIPVFKENIDTIIGILFVKDLLQYLGKENFEWTELLREPYFVPENKKLDDLLNEFKDKRNHLAIVVDEYGGTSGLISLEDIIEEIVGDISDEFDDEDIIFSKLDEKNFVFEGKTSLKDFYRVIKLQDETRFEESKGEAETIAGFLLEISKGFPKKNEIITFEEYSFTVEAIDRKRIKQVKLTIH from the coding sequence TTGGATCCTGATCCTGCCCGATTAATACTTTTAACGGAACCCTTTTCTACAACCACCGTAGTAGGTCTTATCACGCTTATTGTTTTGTTGTGTTGTTCTGCACTGATCAGCGGTACAGAAGTAGCTTTTTTTTCACTGACCCCTTCTGATCTCGAACTGGACGCGGAAAAGCAAACCAAGCAACAGGCGATCATTGTACGCTTGCTGGAAAAACCTAAAAAACTGCTGGCGACCATTCTTGTGGCTAATAACTTCATCAATATCGCGATCGTCCTTCTGTTTGCCAATTTGGGCGACGTATTTTTTGGCAATTTAACCGCGCAGATCTTTGGGGTAGATATCCGTTTTTTGATCGAGGTGGTGGCCATTACTTTTATGATCTTAATGTTTGGAGAGATCTTACCTAAGGTCTATGCTAATCGTAACCGAGTACAGTTTGCTAATTTGATGGCCTATCCCATGAAGGTGCTTGATTGGGTGATCACCCCTTTAAGCAGCCCCATGAGATCAGTCACATTGACGCTGCAGAATAAGTTTAGCAAGCAAAAGTCAGGATTGAGCGTCGATCAGTTGTCTCAGGCATTAGAGCTGACAAGTGAAGAGGATACGACGCTGGAAGAACAAAAAATACTTCAGGGAATCGTCTCCTTTGGGAACACAGACACCAAACAGGTAATGAAGCCCCGCATGGACATTTTCGCCTTAAGCGATGCCATGAGCTATGCGGAAATCATCCCCGAGATCATGAGTCAGGGATATTCCCGTATCCCGGTTTTTAAGGAGAATATCGATACGATCATTGGGATCCTATTTGTCAAAGATCTGCTGCAGTATTTGGGAAAAGAAAATTTCGAGTGGACCGAGCTCTTACGGGAGCCCTATTTCGTTCCTGAAAATAAAAAACTGGACGATTTGCTTAATGAGTTTAAGGACAAACGCAATCATTTGGCCATCGTGGTCGATGAGTATGGTGGCACCAGCGGACTGATCTCTCTGGAAGATATCATTGAGGAGATCGTAGGCGATATCAGTGACGAATTTGATGATGAAGACATCATTTTCTCCAAACTGGACGAGAAGAATTTTGTGTTCGAAGGAAAAACCTCGTTAAAAGACTTTTATCGGGTGATCAAATTGCAAGATGAGACGCGGTTTGAAGAGAGCAAAGGGGAAGCCGAAACGATCGCCGGTTTCTTATTGGAAATTTCCAAAGGCTTTCCTAAGAAGAATGAGATCATCACCTTTGAAGAGTATTCGTTTACCGTTGAGGCCATTGACCGTAAACGGATCAAACAAGTTAAGCTGACCATACATTGA